A portion of the Micromonospora vinacea genome contains these proteins:
- the frr gene encoding ribosome recycling factor: protein MIDDTLLEAEEKMERAVEHAKEEFGAIRTGRANAAMFSKVIIDYYGTPTPLTQMASIAVPEPRMAIIKPYDNSQINAMEKAIRDSDLGVNPNNEGNQLRILLPQMTEERRRDMIKVARHKGEEAKVAIRNVRRRGKEELDRIVKDGEAGEDDGRRAEKELDDLTQRYVASIDDLVKHKETELLEV from the coding sequence GTGATCGACGACACCCTCCTCGAGGCCGAGGAGAAGATGGAGCGTGCGGTTGAGCACGCCAAGGAGGAGTTCGGCGCCATCCGTACCGGTCGCGCCAACGCCGCCATGTTCTCCAAGGTCATCATCGACTACTACGGCACGCCCACGCCGCTGACGCAGATGGCGTCCATCGCGGTCCCCGAGCCGCGGATGGCCATCATCAAGCCGTACGACAACTCGCAGATCAACGCCATGGAGAAGGCGATCCGCGACTCGGACCTCGGGGTGAACCCGAACAACGAGGGCAACCAGCTGCGCATCCTGCTCCCGCAGATGACCGAGGAACGCCGCCGCGACATGATCAAGGTGGCTCGGCACAAGGGCGAGGAGGCCAAGGTGGCGATCCGCAACGTCCGCCGCCGTGGCAAGGAGGAGCTGGACCGCATCGTCAAGGACGGCGAGGCCGGCGAGGACGACGGTCGCCGCGCCGAGAAGGAACTCGACGACCTGACCCAGCGGTACGTGGCCAGCATCGACGACCTGGTGAAGCACAAGGAAACCGAGCTGCTCGAGGTGTGA
- the pyrH gene encoding UMP kinase: protein MTQVVSDRTLELDDPTAPPPGRARRVVLKLSGEVFGGGAIGVDPDVVQAIARQIATVVRRGVQVSVVVGGGNFFRGAELQKRGMDRARADYMGMLGTVMNCLALQDFLEKEGIETRVQSAITMAQVAEPYIPLRAIRHLEKGRVVIFGAGAGMPYFSTDTVAAQRALEIRADVVLMSKNGVDGVYTADPRIDPTASKLDSITFSEVLRRNLRVADAAAFSLCMENGLPMLVFGAQGDDTIIRAVGGDKIGTLITA, encoded by the coding sequence ATGACGCAGGTTGTGAGTGACCGGACGCTGGAGCTGGACGATCCGACGGCACCGCCGCCGGGGCGTGCCCGCCGGGTGGTGCTGAAGCTCTCCGGTGAGGTCTTCGGTGGCGGCGCGATCGGCGTCGACCCGGACGTCGTCCAGGCCATCGCCCGGCAGATCGCCACAGTGGTCCGCCGCGGTGTGCAGGTCTCCGTGGTGGTCGGCGGCGGCAACTTCTTCCGCGGGGCGGAGCTGCAGAAGCGTGGGATGGACCGGGCCCGCGCCGACTACATGGGCATGCTCGGCACCGTGATGAACTGCCTCGCGCTCCAGGACTTCCTGGAGAAGGAGGGCATCGAGACCCGGGTGCAGAGCGCCATCACCATGGCCCAGGTCGCCGAGCCGTACATTCCGCTGCGGGCCATCCGGCACCTGGAGAAGGGCCGCGTGGTCATCTTCGGCGCCGGCGCCGGAATGCCGTACTTCTCCACGGACACGGTGGCCGCCCAGCGGGCGCTGGAGATCCGGGCCGACGTGGTGCTGATGAGCAAGAACGGCGTGGACGGCGTCTACACCGCCGACCCCCGGATCGACCCCACCGCCAGCAAGCTCGACTCGATCACCTTCTCCGAGGTGCTGCGCCGCAACCTGCGGGTGGCGGATGCGGCGGCGTTCAGCCTCTGCATGGAGAACGGCCTGCCGATGCTGGTCTTCGGCGCGCAGGGTGACGACACCATCATCCGCGCGGTGGGTGGCGACAAGATCGGCACCCTGATCACCGCCTGA